One genomic window of Mus musculus strain C57BL/6J chromosome 4, GRCm38.p6 C57BL/6J includes the following:
- the Fsd1l gene encoding FSD1-like protein isoform 2 (isoform 2 is encoded by transcript variant 2) — translation MDSQKEALQRIISTLANKSDEIQNFIDTLNHTLKGVQENSSNILSELDEEFDSLYSILDDVKESMISTIKQEQVRKSQELQSQLSQCNNALENSEELLEFATRSLDIKEPEEFSKVNKTKSKRTDKSKTQF, via the exons GAAGCTCTACAAAGAATCATTTCAACTCTGGCAAATAAGAGTGATGAGATTCAGAACTTCATTGATACACTAAATCACACACTGAAAGGAGTTCAG gaaaattcttccaacATCCTTTCAGAGTTGGATGAAGAATTTGATAGCTTGTACTCTATATTGGATGATGTAAAGGAAAGCATGATTAGCACCATCAAGCAGGAGCAAGTGCGCAAGTCCCAGGAGTTACAG AGTCAGCTCAGTCAATGTAACAATGCCCTGGAGAACTCTGAGGAACTACTAGAATTTGCAACAAGGTCATTAGATATTAAAGAACCGGAAGAATTTTCaaaggtaaacaaaacaaaaagtaaacgaACAGACAAATCAAAAACCCAATTCTAG